The genomic DNA AATGCATCATTCTGTCATGACAGTTTGATCGATATACTTGTATGGCTTCTGATGTGACTGCAACACGTCATTGCTACACAGCCAACCAAGATATCCATGAAAAAGAGGACCCAGtccactgaaaacacagcatgCTACCAGTTTACCTCCTTGCTGACCAACAGAAGCTACCTCAGTATTTTTTCCATAAATTCCCATTGAAACGATCTCCTCAGTCATCCCCAGGCTACAGGCTCATGTTCCGACCAGCAGTGTGAaatatttacactttgtttcTGACAAATCAGGTTCTTTCTGTCAGGTTGATGAACggctctaaatactacagtacccatgagcctcggctGCCACTGTTATGGTGAAAAAGTGGTGGTGAATTCAAAATGCTTCATTGTTGCAGCTGTGAACAAAACTGACCCAGAATCTGAGAAACTGCAGATTgaaaaaacagttttctctgcagtgtaaTCTTTACTGTTAGCACTGTTAGCAGCGCACATAACAGAGTatgaagctctgtgattggatgtttgttcgtgaaatgcaccctgggagttGTAGTTGTTCATCTTCTGTTCTGATgaaaatgaacatatttttCCCAAAATAACTCCTCCCACTGCACACCTGTATTTACATCACATGGCTTAGTACTGTAGTTATAAGGTGTGaagtgcagtttgtgtgttagtgtatgAACACATTAAGTCTTCACGTCCCCCTGAAGACGTGAGGACAGAGGAAACCAGGAAACATGTTCTCAGAGGAATGAGACTCCTGAACCGTGGCCTGAAGGATCAGCTGTGACTCGGCTCGAACAGATCTGTAGCGTCTCTTGATGGTTTGGAGTTTGCAAATATTCACACTGTCCAAATAATAATAAGGGTGCACAGATCCCACCGtttcactgcagtgtttttctgtttgaataTGTTTAAACTGACAAACATCTGCACATTTATTAAAAACCTGCATCCTGTATTCATACTGTGCTCAGATCAGTCGAACCACAGTGTGTAAATGGACACTAAATACTCATGAACCATttctaatgttttctttaaatgtaaGAATTATTTGCATTAGAATatcttatattattatatatattatattctgaTATTTCTAATGAATGAAGAaagttatttctgtttcttttgtcaGTCAACAGTTAACACAGATCCACTATTTTTAACTAAAATCTCCTCTTTGGTATAAAACTGCAGTGATGTTGTGATGAAGTGTCAGATCAGAGGTGATCCGGTCTGATAAGGGACTTCAGTGAACGATGGAACAACAGAGTTGTTTTACGGTGTAGGAGCATGAGTCGCACCGTCTAACACTatctgtgtaactgtgtgtctgcagggttTAGTGCCCAGCAGACATCGTCTCACCATGTGTCAGATGGCTGTCCAGTCCTCTGATTGGATCAGGTGAGACAGCTGTTATATCTCTTTATGCGATGTTGAAGAAAACTGAAAGTGGGAAAGAAATTACAATCCCACGTTATATTAAGAGATTTTAAGGAGGTCCTTTGACACGTCTCTGGTGCAGGGTGGACCCCTGGGAGTGTTACCAGGACACCTGGCAGACGACCTGCAGCGTGCTGGAGCATCATCGTGACCTGATGAAGGTGAGGAgacatttgtcattattattattattcatattaattATTTTAGGAACCTTTTCACTGCAGAAGTTAATGGGAGACTGGAGAAGAGGGAAACTTCAAATCACAAgagaaattaattattttttatttggatgtttttattcatatgaaaatgttgtaaaagTTGTTCAGCACTTACAATTGAACATGAAGTTTGTAGGATATATTTTATATCCCTGTAGAGGCTTGGAACATATCTGGTGAGGTTTAGAGTGACTTTTACTTGATATACTTTCACGTAATTTTTAATGTCACTAAAAGTTTTTAATTTATCATATCAACTAGAGGCCTCAGCCTCACAACATTTGAACCTGATAGCATCAGCAAAGCCTATGTGCAGCGGTTACCATGGAAACCTTAATCATATTCCCTACATTCCCATCTCTGCGTGTTCATAGTTTGTTTGTCTCCAGTAAAATGTTGCAGTTTTGGGAGAACCAGTgttgatgaagatgtttttgttcttcagAGAGTCACCGGCTGTATTCTGTCCAACGTCAACACGCCATCAACGACTCCTGTGGTTGGTCAGCCACAGAACCAGACTCCGCCCATCTTCCAGAACCACAACAGCATGAATCACAAGCCAACAGCCAGTGAGTCATGTCCCTCCATGTTCATCACTTATCCGTCCATCAGGAAGTGAGGGAGTAAACTCAAAACACATCAATACTCACAAAGGCAGTGGAGGAAGTATCCAGATCCTGTACTACAGTAAAAGAACTACTACCACtctgtacaaatactctgtcacagtaaaagtcctgcatggAAAATGTTCCTGCAGTAAAAATCTGTGAGTATAATCAGTCAAATGTCCTTAAAGtcttccagcagtcagatgtcctcctgtgactgtcctcctgtgtctgtcctcctgtgtctgtcctcctgtgactgtcctcctgtgtctgtccccctgtgtctgtcctgtctgtcctcctgtgtctgtcctcctgtgactgtcctcctgtgtctgtccccctgtgtctgtcctgtctgtcctcctgtgtctgtcctcctgtgactgtcctcctgtgtctgtcctcctgtgtctgtcctcctgtgtctgtcctcctgtgtctgtcctgtctgtcctcctgtgtctgtcctcctgtgactgtcctcctgtgtctgtcctgtctgtcctcctgtgtctgtcctcctttgtctgtcctcctgtgactgtcctcctgtgtctgtccccctgtgtctgtcctgtctgtcctcctgtgtctgtccccctgtgtctgtcctgtctgtcctcctgtgtctgtcctcctgtgactgtcctcctgtgtctgtccacgtgtctgtcctcctgtgtctgtcctcctgtgactgtcctcctgtgtctgtcctgtctgtcctcctgtgtctgtcctcctttgtctgtcctcctgtgactgtcctcctgtgtctgtcctcctttgtctgtcctcctgtgactgtcctcctgtgtctgtccccctgtgtctgtcctgtctgtcctcctgtgtctgtccccctgtgtctgtcctgtctgtcctcctgtgtctgtccccctgtgtctgtcctcctgtgtctgtcctcctgtgtctgtccccctgtctctgtcctcctgtgtctgtcctcctgtgtctgtcctgtgtctgtcctcctgtgtctgtcctcctgtgtctgtccccctgtgtctgtccccctgtctctgtcctcctgtgtctgtcctcctgtgtctgtccccctgtctctgtcctcctgtgtctgtcctcctgtgtctgtcctcctgtgtctgtccccctgtctctgtcctcctgtgtctgtcctcctgtgtctgtcctgtgtctgtcctcctgtgtctgtcctcctgtgtctgtcctcctgtgactgtcctcctgtgtctgtcctgtgtctgtcctcctgtgtctgtcctcctgtgtctgtccccctgtgtctgtccccctgtgtctgtcctcctgttatagattctgtcattagaggattattcctcctcattaatgtgaagcaggatgttgctgttggagttgaggtggagctcattctgaactatcagctaatgattattagctcactgtggatgaatcagctgattatttcctccattaatggatggattgtttggtcacaatgacccagagcccaaagtgacgccttcacaaagctccacattattaacaagacgttacagttattaacagcattcagtgtaaaatgtacattttcatatgtTCTGTGTGCAAAAGTcctaatttgtaaagtaactgaagctgtcagataaatgtagtgaagtaaaaagtacaatttgtCCACAGGACAAATGGGGGGACAAAAGGTGGACTTTTGAGTGAACTCTTGATATGCTGCTTACAttgtagtgatgatgatgatgatgatgaaagtgtGCGATTGGGCTCGCTCCTTcttcaaacagaaataaactgaaGTGACTTTGCCAGAAACCCACTCGCTGCTGCTTGTGGCCTCTATGGGTTATTGAACTGCTTCCTTTTGTTTAGTGCAAAAGGGTGAGAACCTTCTCGTTGCTTCCATTTAAAAGCTGTGTTAGTATGAAGTCACAAAGGAAACTGTAGTAGATTATTaaggtggtgatgatgatgatgatgctctGTGTTGAGagctcttctttcttcctctgctcagTCAAACTGTGGGGGaaggtcagtgagagtttgggGAAGATCTGCTGCGTCCGCCCTCACATCGAACGCTTCACCTTCGTCGGTAAGTAGACGTGACGCAAGTAGGAATGAAGAGGGCTGAGAAATGAACCAGCACATCaccgtgtgtgttttgttgctgtgcCTTCAAAGTGTGCCGGGCTTTACAGCGTTGACCTGTGACACATTTGACTCAGAAAAAGATTAGAGATTAATTCTGCCGATCATATTCCCTCTCGCGAAGTATTTGTTTCCTGCTTAAACATTTGCAGTCTGTATTTCATGATTGCTTTAATGTGAAGATGTGTCCGCAGCGCGCCAcctaaaaatacaataaagtcTAAATCACAGAGCAGCAACAGGAGCTATGATTGGCCAGACTCCTGCCAACACATGACAGCTTTAAAAGTTATATGTTAAATGTGATTAATCATAATTCATTTACAATAtctaaatgatgaattgataatAATGGCCATTGTTAGAGTAGTTATTCTAGTGACACACTCCAGACCCTTTACATTGCTTGTACACGCTGAACATATATTGAATtacatgtatattttgtttcatcGTGTCAGATGAAAATGCTAACCTGGGGACTGCGATGAGGTACGAGGAGATCGGTGAGTCGTCTCTCCAGTATGTGAACCTGAACAGACTCCTGTGTTGTGgtcttcctccctgctgtgtccttctggtttgtttgtatCCAGTAAACACGTTGTTTAAACATGTTGTTTACTGAGGACgtgtctctttcctcctgccTGTTTGTCGTCTGTAGAGTTACGCATCTTGCTCCTGTGTGGCAGTGATCTCCTGGAGTCCTTCTGCATCCCTGGCCTGTGGAAGGACAGTGATGTAAGCACACTGTAGCCCCGCCCCTTCACCCTTTGACCCCGCCCCCATACCCCACGTAGCCCCACCCTTTAGCTCTTTCCTCTGAACTCTATCGTAATAACCGACAGGTCATTTCGATGTTGTTGACAAAGGAAACACCTGCAAAAAGAAAACGGCATCACACGTAGCATGCAGCGTTGTTCTGCTCTCACACTGCTAAAAAGCAAaccaacatgctaacatgaaTGTTAGCTGCTAGCAAGAGACAATGAAGGAATTCAAGGGTTCATATTAATTAAgttcaaatgcagtttttatCTGATGAGAACGCATCACAGGTATGCTGTACATGTGAAATGCCAACCAATACTGACTCACAGGATGTTGGCTGTTAAGGTGAGTTGCAAAGTGACTTTTAGAGGCTGTGCgattgtatatatattgtagATGCAAACTCACCCTGGGGGGCACAAATCTCGAGGTTTTATGATTCCACTTCACTCACGTGAGTGGGTGGGTGACTTAGATAACTGCTCGGTCACATCAGAAAGTGACACAGCAAAAGTTCATTTGTGAATCCTCACAAATAGTCGGTGCTGTAAACCTGTGAGGGTAGCTGTTGAGCTAATTACTAACATGCTAGCTAATATAGCTCATGTGCTAGCTGGTTTGCTACCAGTTAGCTAACTAATTTAGGAGGCTAACTGGCTTGTTTGCTAACCGGACAATAAGTTAAAACGGTTCATTCAAGGTCACGTATTTGTACCAGTGTACGACAGTCTCCTCCATCTGGACTCTCTGGTTCTGTTCATTCCCTCAAAGGTCAACGCTGTCCAGAAGGTTTCTCATTCATCAACAGCGAGTGAACTGTTGAACTGTACACAAAAGCACCACAGAAATGTAATTCTCCTCAACAGTCCACTGATCATGGAGAGTCCATGAGGTGGTCCAGATTGGGTCCAGAATGTGTCgtaaatgtttgtgtgactgGAGAAGCTTAAAGCTGTTATTGAGTTATCACCTTCTGTGATTGTGTAGGAGCGACTGAAGGTTGTGTTCCTGTGGTTTCAGATGGAGGTGATCGTGGGGGATTTTGGGATCGTGGTGGTTCCTCGTGATGGAGCCGACACAGAGAGGATCATGAATCACTCCTCCATTCTCCGCAAGTACAAGGTCAGAGCACAATGTCACTGTTCACACCTGGTTCCTCACTTCTGACATCAATATTTACACTGTATGAAAGAGACATGTCCTCCTTCATTGTCTCTTCTGGTCTCTGTGTGCTGTTCCTGGTTTCAGGACAACATCATCGTGGTGAAAGATGCCACGAGCCACCCAATGTCCATCGTCAGCTCAACCAAGAGCAGGTGGGCATTAAACTTAAGATCTGACgttgttactgtgtttttccctctgGTCTGTTTGAGAGCACAGaagtttgaaatgtaaaaatggatgGTGACACACAGCTAATCAGCAGAAAGAACTTCCTCAGTCCTACTGTCAAAGGCCAGCTCAGTCAAGACGGTTTGCTGTTGCTTATTCGtttgtcaaagttcaccaaagttgaacatTTGTACGGATAAACTTGACCCCCCAGCAGATCTACTGATTGTGCCCATGTCagtgaaatgaatgtatttcctgCAGGAAGTTTGCTGGTGTTAGTGTGCCACCAGGTGACAGCCATGTTTCTCCAACGCTGAAGACTTTTAAGGATTACGTGTTCCTTTATGGGCCCAAGCTCAAAGatgttttggagatacatggttgTTATAGGACAGTGATGAAAAGAAATAGAGAatagaaaaaagagaaatataaaaactgaattaacccccccccccccccccccactccatcAGACTGGCCCTGCAGCACGGTGACGGCCATGTTGTGGACTACCTGAGTCAGCCCGTCATCGACTACATCCTGCAGAGTCAGCTGTACATCAACGCCTCGGGATAGAGACAacaacctgccccccccccccccccccccccccccaagaaaaacaaaacaaaaaacgtccTTCTCTGTCTTGTGTCAAACATACTCTTCTTTGAGCTGTCGCTTTCCAACAGGAGCATTAGtgtccctccttctgtctgtgtcaTGTGACTTTACCATCGGGATGGGGGGGCATTTTGGGATGAGATGGGGGTGTTGGAGAGGAGGTATGGAGGTAATCCCTAAGGGCTGCAGAGGTGCCattgatgcatttttgcacTGCAGAGGTGACGGCAGTGTTTTCTCAcctgtgtgttatctgtctttattaaagTTTGGGGGTGCATGACACACACCAGGCATGCTCAGTGGGAAACAAACTCTTCTTCTGCATCAGGGTGCCATTTAGCTAAAAGGCAACAGGGTTTTTGGGCCTCATACAAGAACCACTCGTACGAACAGATTCGTTAAGTAGTGGCACGTGTGATTTAAGAAAACCCGCCAAAATCCCCAGTTTCattctttttctaattttccCTTCAGTATATAtgaaatgaacataaacattttcCTTAATCTAAAATAATTTGGGGTTTAATTGTACCAAAatcaactaaaactaaaatatgaaataatcaaacaaacaaaaaagttaaaCTAAATTTAGAATTGCTAATATTCTGTCCAATGTGATGTCTCTTGTTCGCTAGCTCCGCCATCTTTGTTACCATAGCTACTATTGTCACGTCAACTGGACCTCTTCCTGTTTTGGCTTCAGACATGGTTTGTATTGTTTAACTTCGGGTTCCCCTAATATCACTACTGACACggctacatttaaaaacaactaGTGAAGTTGGACCTTGTGTGTCAAACCGCTGAAGCTCCACACTGTGAAGTTGTTATGTTTACTCTTTggtgacatttttgtgaataaAGCTTGATAATCTTTCACAAATGTCCTCCTGCTCAGTAACAGGTGTGCCATGAGAACAGAACAAACCTGACAGGAAGAAGTAAGATGCAGAGCAGACAGACCGGCAGCATCGTGCGGCGTCTTGACGTTGTCAGCGTTGGGAAATAGGAAAGTGGTGTATCCTGATGAGCTGGCACGTGGTGTGTGTTGCCCTTAAAGTTgcgttcagacagaaagcaaagtgAATTTTCGCTTCACATCATTTCACTCTGACTGATCTCAGAACTCAGCACAAACTGCAGTTCAGTTCATTCCCTCcggtctctcctcctctctcgaGGCGTTAAGTCCCGCCGTACGAGCTCATCTTTCCCTGAACTCCAAACAGTTTATGCATCTTCGCGTCATTCGTCTTCCCACTGACTTTGTATGCAATCGCGCTGCCTCTAAAGTTcactttgctttctgtctgaacacacaagCGACGTTTGGATTAAGAATGCAAacatgttcttgcatgaggtcCACTGTCTTCTGTGACCTTTGAGGGAAATCTAACCGGTAGATCATCTCAGCTGCGCTCAGCTGCCGTCTCAGCCAAAGTGTCCTGCGGCAGCTGAAACTGTACATAGTGCCACATCCGTCATAGTTCAGGTCGACAGTTTAACCTCCGTGCTAAATCAGAGCTATATTAACCTGCAGGTAGCCATAGCAACAGTACTGATGCTTCTGATGCTAACCTAACTGTGGCTAactgaccacaaacacactttcacacctgGAGGAGGGTCGGAGAGACAGAATGGACTCCCAGGTGTCCACTGTTGTCTCATATCAGGATATCCTGTCATGCTAATAACTGAATGAGATTTTAAGGCACTGAGGATCCAGCAAATCATTTGACGTATTGATGGTCCTCAgcagcagtgttgttgttgttgttgtggactGTATAAggcagtttttttcttcttcatgtgctCCTGTTAGCTCTTCTTAGACTGCATGCTTAGACAGTTTGGTTCTGGCATGAATGTTTATCACTTGGTAGAATATGAtctgttgtgaatgtgtttgcaaaaaaagagacaacacaaaaagtaaatatatatatatatatatatatatatatatatatatatatatatatatatatatatatatatatgaaatagaGTGGGGATCATCATCACCCACGTCTGTCCATTTTCTACTCCCTCTGTAAATGTACAGATCTGTACTGAAGACCAACTGAAGGCCTCATCAAtgtgaaatgtacatttgttggcagtgatttgtacatttgttcATGTTCGCTGTGTGTTCCACTTTTTTGTTGAATCCGCCTTCTGTTGCTCTGACTTCCTTTGATTGTAAACTGTGATGCACTCTTAAAAatgatgtgtcatttttaatgtgtgtgtgtgtgtgtgtgtctgctttggGGTTTCTAAGCacaactgtgtgtttacagagcaggatggaaatattaatttaatgttATCGATAGTGTAACTACATTAATATAACTGACCGATTTAACTCAtttcaaaagaaagagagaaagaaagacggaTATGAAAGTAAGCTGACACTGAATTTGACAAGACATTGATTTCTTTAAGAATTTTCATGCTCAACGAGGGATCTTTGGTACATGTGTTGCCCAcaatttgaatttttaaatgattgaaaGTCTGgctacatgaataaataaaaagataaaatgatatGAACTCATCGGTGGATGGAGCTCAGTCATACATTCGACTGTAGGTGAACCTAAGAGGAGGTTTATAATAACTCTCAGTATAATAACTGCAGGTAACGACTGATTCTGTTCTGTGTGTTAGTTGAAATATGCCACTTTCATAAAACAGATATTTACGTTACGTCTCAACATGGTGTACTTTGTGTCTGACAGGAGATCAAAGTGACAAGTGTCTTATGTTTCCAGAGACTTTGAACACAACAGAGTGTCGCTGTGATGATTGACAGGCAGGCAGCTCCACTTTACTGACTTCTGACTTTTCAGAAGCTGACTTCATCCTTCCTGCATGTCCCGGGACTCTACAGTTAACTCTTGTCATTCCAATAAcacaataaagtttattctGTAGTAATATGACCAcatgctttttgtgtgtgtgtgttaatcaatactgaaaataatggTTATTTGCAACCTTCTATCTCCAACGATCAGCTTGCTTTCTTGAGATCATGAGACAAAATGGAGAAGCTCTTATAtcttttcatgtatttgttttgttgtgtttttttttttttacagtatttgtcttCCATAATCTTAGCGAGTGCTTCATGTAGAAATGTCAAATACATACATGTTATCAAGGTGATGAATAATGAGActaaaacatgatgtaaatcAGACAGAAGGTGCAGCAGGGTTTATTTAAAAGCAGTtgtaatacatacataaatattcctgcttttctctgactctgaaaataaaaacactgaatttaaaaagataaaaaaactgatgtactgtatgtacagttataaataaaatacatttacattgacacactcacatacatcaCATCATTAtcagaaatataaacacaaaaaatatagtTTCATACACACAGTGTTCATCCACTCATCAGGTAAGTTAGACTTATGGCTTCTAAACAAGGCAGTTTATCTTTATATGTAACAGCCTGTAGGGGTCGCTCTTTTCCTATTTGTTTATTATCAGTAGTTGTTGTTATGTGCAATAATACATCTGCAGGTCAAACATTCTGTAgttttctgtgttattttaatatgttaaatatgacgTTTCTGGTCTTTCCAAATCATTCAGGTAGTTACTGTAAAATACGATGAGCCGTAATGTTGCGTTCAAGGTAAATAAACCCTGAACCAGCGTTCGAACCACCGCTGTCTTTGGCTGAAATGAGACATCCATATTTATTTGGTTTTTCAAGTTTTCAGAAAAATCAAAGTTTGCCATGAACAGTATTGAACTGATATTTACAGTAACTCCCACATGACATGAACGCAGCACGAGGATCACAGTGAGTTTTTGGTGCAATGACCCATTGAGATCATCAAACGACACCAACCTGGTACCACTTTAGTATAAACTGTCAATCACGTCGCGacctctcagatttatcttcTGACCCCTTCGAGGTCGGGACGTCTACACACATCATACACATGATGTTGTCGGGGGACATCTGGTTCAACTTCAAATTCCTGAAGTGACTGAAATCGGGTCTTAATGTGTCTTAGTTTTAAACATCAGGAGTGGAGTCTGACAGCAGTGTCTGTGACTGAAGCTCACCGTCCTTTAAATCACCTGTTTTATTGttactttcatttcatgttctagaaagatgctataaaaacatgttttttcataataattattattagttgGAACGTTTTCTAACCGGCCAATCACTCAAAAACTCACTGGCTTTTTTGTTGCTCCACCCGTTGTTTTATAAGAGCAGGTAGATTATTGTTTAAATGGCAGGTATCTTATTGTGGATCAGGACTCGGCGAGACCAGAACTTGGCAGCAGTCTCCTGGCGGTCCTCAAGCCTCCTCGATGGGCGGGCTGTTGAAGCAGCCTTTGGGGACGGCCTTCAGGATGTCCTCCAGGTTAGCGATGTCTCCCAGGATGGTGTCGATGTCCAGGTTGATGCCGGTCAGCCGGCGTCGCTGGGcggcctcctgctcctccatgTCCCTGAGCCGAGGCCTCAGGCGCCCCTCCACGTCTCTCTGAGCGTCCGCCAGAGagtcctccagctgcttcagATGCTTTTCATCCACAACACCGGACTggtctgaggaggagaggaagaaagacgcAGCTAAAGACCTGTccagcatgtgtctctgcagtctACAGGTGTGTAACGTGTCCTGTCCAAATCTTTGAATTGGCTGATTTTATGTCCCAGTTCACGGAGAATAAGAGGCCTTTACTGTAACTACAAGGCTGTTTGTGGTCACGTCAGAATAATCACGAGGCAGAGCACCTTAGCTGACGTCAAACCAGAGAAAACTGTCTTCTGCTCGAAGATATGAAGCTCTACTTACTCATGTTCGCCAGCAGGCCGTTGATGTCTCGTAGGGTTTCTCCCACAGCGTCTCTGGTCCGTCTGGCGTTGTTGAAAGCTGCAGCCGCTCCATCAGcagcctgcagaggaaacatttACATCACTGACTTTTTGTCCAACACTGTGTGACTCTCATCCCTGACAGTTTATCTCTGTGTGGACAGTCTACCTGCTCAGCGTCAGCCTCCAGCCTCCTGGCAGCGTCCAGCTCGAAGACCAGGTCTGCAGTCGTACCGTCCGCCTTCATCCTCAGATCCTTCGCGTCTTTGTTCAGT from Enoplosus armatus isolate fEnoArm2 chromosome 14, fEnoArm2.hap1, whole genome shotgun sequence includes the following:
- the nmnat2 gene encoding nicotinamide/nicotinic acid mononucleotide adenylyltransferase 2, with protein sequence MTETAKTHVILLSCGSFNPVTKGHIHMFEKAREYLHKTGRFIVIGGIISPVHDSYGKPGLVPSRHRLTMCQMAVQSSDWIRVDPWECYQDTWQTTCSVLEHHRDLMKRVTGCILSNVNTPSTTPVVGQPQNQTPPIFQNHNSMNHKPTAIKLWGKVSESLGKICCVRPHIERFTFVDENANLGTAMRYEEIELRILLLCGSDLLESFCIPGLWKDSDMEVIVGDFGIVVVPRDGADTERIMNHSSILRKYKDNIIVVKDATSHPMSIVSSTKSRLALQHGDGHVVDYLSQPVIDYILQSQLYINASG